A genomic segment from Candidatus Viadribacter manganicus encodes:
- a CDS encoding biopolymer transporter ExbD — translation MGAIAAARIRASMQPASEPNVIPFIDVLLVLLIIFMVTAPKPTTDLRLDLAQSGPSIARFLEPTIVELRDAPSGYRLFVGGAETTIEQVGARTFEHIMSADPALVRDDVLREGRVFIRADLEVAYQNVVSVTDQLQGEGFAKVTLAAQTAEED, via the coding sequence ATGGGCGCCATAGCAGCGGCACGCATCCGCGCGAGCATGCAACCAGCATCAGAGCCGAACGTCATTCCGTTCATCGACGTGCTGCTCGTTCTGCTGATCATCTTCATGGTGACAGCACCCAAGCCAACAACGGATCTGCGCCTGGATCTGGCTCAGTCAGGACCAAGCATTGCTCGCTTCTTGGAGCCAACTATCGTCGAACTCCGCGACGCGCCCTCCGGCTATCGCCTCTTTGTCGGCGGCGCTGAGACAACAATTGAGCAAGTCGGTGCGCGAACTTTCGAGCACATCATGTCCGCCGACCCAGCTTTGGTGCGAGACGATGTGCTCAGAGAAGGACGCGTCTTCATCCGCGCGGATCTAGAGGTCGCCTATCAGAACGTCGTCTCGGTGACGGATCAGCTTCAGGGCGAGGGCTTCGCAAAGGTGACGCTCGCGGCCCAAACCGCCGAGGAGGACTGA
- a CDS encoding polysaccharide biosynthesis/export family protein, whose protein sequence is MRVVLACLALLFAAPAAVAQTEPAIEATSPMVYSDQTPVYRFFPGDEVEVTIFSAPELSRNATIAPDGRLALPLIGAVRAADLTAEELRDTLVSAYAAHLRMPELTVTPRTYGSRQVFVGGEVARPGIYQMPANMDAFQAVALAGGFLPSAHRGDVLILSRASGQSIVTQIDLSMRAMRNGFPGAQPLQRYDVVYVPRSRISQVNVFMQQYVRDALPVQFSFYYDLRGGSRNN, encoded by the coding sequence ATGCGCGTCGTGCTGGCCTGTTTGGCGTTGCTGTTCGCTGCACCCGCGGCCGTCGCACAGACGGAGCCCGCGATCGAAGCTACCTCACCGATGGTCTACAGCGACCAAACACCGGTTTATCGGTTTTTCCCCGGCGACGAAGTCGAGGTCACGATCTTTTCGGCTCCGGAACTTTCCCGCAACGCAACCATCGCCCCTGATGGGCGCTTGGCGTTGCCGCTGATCGGCGCCGTACGCGCCGCAGATCTCACCGCCGAAGAGCTCCGCGACACCCTCGTTTCCGCTTACGCCGCCCACTTACGCATGCCCGAACTCACCGTGACGCCGCGCACCTACGGGTCGCGGCAAGTGTTCGTCGGCGGCGAAGTCGCGCGCCCCGGCATTTACCAGATGCCTGCGAATATGGACGCCTTCCAAGCCGTTGCGCTCGCCGGCGGCTTCCTGCCCAGCGCACATAGGGGCGATGTGCTGATCCTCTCCCGCGCGAGCGGTCAAAGCATTGTCACGCAAATCGATCTCTCGATGCGCGCGATGCGAAATGGCTTCCCAGGAGCGCAGCCGCTGCAACGCTACGATGTCGTGTACGTGCCGCGCTCACGCATCAGCCAAGTGAACGTATTCATGCAGCAATATGTACGCGATGCTCTGCCGGTGCAGTTCAGCTTCTACTACGACCTGCGCGGCGGTTCACGGAATAACTGA
- a CDS encoding GumC family protein has translation MQTSSRAETTRGWFGWAQAPRLSVADVAAMLWAERALVLAVGGAICALGLIGALAAPKTYTARSELIVRMGEEYVYQPTAGGAGAGATPDMQTIVNAEMRLIGSGAVVRGAIEGVGLAALYPDIAASPASDGRKLAAAERAFAEHLTIETAPQTPAIGLSFEHRNPETAALALNALVQQYLSHRREVLVGGEFEALSAETTDLSGRAGQATSALSAFLAEHQIGDFESEFAALAARSGDIETQLLDAQTRRREADARSAALRQRFNAEPEQIELYQESDARRDLVEAQMERERLLAAYQPDALPVREVDRRIAQLQAFLAGGDPPSITRRGPNPVRQDVASQLYAMEAEARAQRGRETALEQQRTEVRERLRAMQALEPRFRQLQRDRTILETNAQNFASRAEEARTRSQMLGRATDNISPVETASVPTQGKSLRWPIMIVTLLIAGIVALAAGLSRGLMRRSFPTPSSAARALNTPVLAVMPRRQDPKQAKTKPPKPEKAKKGKPELSVVEGGA, from the coding sequence ATGCAAACGAGCAGCAGGGCTGAAACCACGCGGGGGTGGTTCGGCTGGGCCCAAGCACCTCGGTTAAGTGTGGCGGATGTCGCAGCGATGCTGTGGGCGGAGCGCGCGCTCGTGCTCGCCGTGGGCGGGGCAATTTGCGCGCTTGGACTGATCGGGGCGCTGGCAGCGCCCAAAACGTACACTGCACGCTCCGAGCTGATCGTCCGCATGGGCGAGGAATATGTGTATCAGCCCACCGCAGGTGGCGCGGGCGCTGGCGCAACGCCGGACATGCAAACCATCGTCAATGCCGAGATGCGGCTGATCGGATCGGGCGCGGTTGTGCGCGGCGCGATCGAGGGCGTCGGGCTTGCGGCGCTCTATCCGGATATTGCGGCCTCGCCCGCTTCCGATGGGCGCAAGCTTGCCGCGGCCGAGCGCGCTTTCGCCGAGCATTTGACAATCGAGACTGCGCCGCAGACGCCGGCGATCGGGCTTTCTTTCGAGCATCGCAATCCGGAAACGGCTGCGCTCGCTCTCAACGCATTGGTGCAACAATATCTCAGCCATCGCCGCGAAGTGCTTGTCGGCGGCGAGTTTGAAGCGTTGAGCGCGGAGACGACCGATCTCAGCGGCCGTGCTGGACAAGCGACGTCGGCGCTCTCGGCGTTCTTGGCTGAACACCAGATCGGTGACTTTGAAAGCGAGTTCGCGGCGCTGGCCGCACGTTCTGGCGACATCGAGACGCAATTGCTCGATGCCCAGACGCGCCGCCGCGAAGCGGACGCGCGAAGTGCGGCGCTGCGGCAGAGATTTAACGCCGAGCCCGAGCAGATCGAGCTTTATCAGGAATCTGACGCACGGCGTGATCTTGTCGAAGCGCAAATGGAACGCGAACGTTTGCTCGCGGCCTACCAGCCCGATGCTTTGCCGGTTCGTGAGGTTGATCGCCGTATCGCACAATTGCAGGCGTTCCTTGCGGGCGGAGATCCGCCGAGCATCACGCGCCGTGGACCGAACCCGGTTCGTCAGGATGTTGCGAGCCAGCTTTATGCGATGGAAGCTGAAGCGCGCGCGCAACGCGGTCGCGAGACCGCGCTGGAGCAGCAGCGCACCGAGGTTCGCGAGCGCTTGCGCGCGATGCAGGCGTTAGAGCCGCGCTTCCGGCAGCTTCAGCGCGACCGCACGATCCTTGAGACCAACGCTCAGAACTTTGCGAGTCGCGCTGAAGAAGCGCGCACTCGCAGTCAGATGCTTGGGCGCGCCACGGACAACATCAGCCCCGTGGAGACCGCGTCCGTGCCGACGCAGGGCAAGAGCCTGCGCTGGCCGATCATGATCGTGACCTTGCTCATCGCGGGCATCGTTGCGCTCGCGGCAGGGCTCTCGCGTGGTCTTATGCGGCGAAGCTTCCCGACACCGTCCAGCGCTGCGCGTGCATTGAACACGCCTGTGCTTGCAGTGATGCCGCGCCGGCAAGATCCGAAGCAGGCGAAGACAAAGCCGCCGAAGCCGGAGAAGGCCAAAAAGGGCAAACCCGAGCTCTCAGTGGTTGAAGGTGGCGCATGA
- a CDS encoding glycosyltransferase family 2 protein, with amino-acid sequence MIKVSVLIPTFRRPDSFLRAVRSAFAQRGIASFEIIAIDNSPEGSALSTFRRLEAEASVPFRWAHEPKPGVAQARNAALKLARGEFVAWLDDDEEASPDWLSSLIGVRRKTGAQSVFGPVLARAHQDTINAEFYEQLYTRSGPREDGACEAYGIGNSLQPRAMFDALHPFDARSDQRGGEDDALFASWADAGATFAWASNAKVIEHLGAERTHLAYGLKRAFAYGQGPCELAWSARNMPALARHMCIGAAQAIVFGAASVVVAAGSTSRALTLLDRAARGAGKVFWFWEQRFYGQALTRQPA; translated from the coding sequence ATGATAAAAGTCAGCGTTCTCATCCCCACATTTCGCCGCCCAGACTCATTCTTACGCGCTGTCCGCAGCGCGTTCGCACAGCGCGGCATCGCGTCGTTCGAGATCATCGCAATCGACAACTCTCCAGAAGGCTCAGCCCTCAGCACATTCCGCCGCCTTGAGGCCGAGGCGTCGGTTCCTTTTCGTTGGGCGCACGAGCCAAAGCCGGGCGTGGCCCAAGCACGCAACGCCGCGCTTAAGCTGGCGCGGGGCGAGTTCGTCGCTTGGCTTGATGACGATGAAGAAGCTTCACCCGACTGGCTGTCCTCCCTAATCGGTGTGCGCCGCAAAACCGGCGCGCAAAGCGTATTCGGACCTGTGCTCGCGCGCGCACATCAAGACACCATCAACGCAGAATTCTACGAGCAACTCTATACACGCAGCGGCCCTCGCGAAGACGGCGCGTGCGAGGCCTACGGCATCGGCAATTCGCTGCAACCACGCGCAATGTTCGACGCGCTCCACCCCTTCGACGCCCGCTCCGATCAGCGCGGCGGTGAAGACGATGCGCTCTTCGCTTCATGGGCCGATGCAGGCGCCACGTTCGCTTGGGCTTCGAACGCCAAGGTCATTGAGCACTTGGGCGCCGAGCGCACCCATCTCGCCTACGGATTGAAGCGCGCCTTCGCCTATGGCCAAGGCCCGTGCGAACTGGCCTGGTCAGCACGCAATATGCCGGCGCTCGCGCGTCACATGTGCATTGGCGCGGCTCAGGCCATTGTCTTCGGCGCGGCAAGCGTCGTCGTCGCCGCCGGCTCAACCTCGCGCGCGCTTACCTTGCTTGATCGCGCCGCACGCGGGGCCGGAAAGGTATTTTGGTTTTGGGAGCAGCGCTTCTACGGCCAAGCGCTGACGCGTCAACCGGCCTGA